From Pseudomonas arsenicoxydans:
GCGCGCAATTTGTCGTGCTCAATGACGGCAGCGAACTCAATGTGTTCGTCGATCCGTACCACGGCGACATCCTCGGCGAACAAGATGCGAAGAAAAACCTGCAAGCCGTTGCACGGGCGATTCACGGCGAATTGATGATCGGTACGGTCGGTGATCGACTGGTCGAACTGGCCGCTGGCTGGGCCGTGGTGCTGGTGGTTTCCGGGGTGTTCCTGTGGTGGCCGCGCGGGCAAGCCGCCGGCATTTTGTGGCCACGATTGAGCCGTCGCGGTCGCATGCTGTGGCGCGATCTGCATGCCGTCACCGGGTTCTGGGGCGCCGCGTTTTTGCTGGTAATGCTGCTCAGCGGCATGACCTGGACCGGGTTCTGGGGCAAGCAATACGCTGGCGTGTGGAACGTGTTCCCGGACGCGATGTGGAATGACATGCCCAAGTCCGATGTCGAGGCCCGCAGCCTGAATACCGCCACGCGCCAGACCGTGCCCTGGGCCATGGAAAACACGCCGATGCCGATGTCCGGCGACCACGCCGAACACATGGCCCACGGCGCTGCGCCAGCCGGTCCTGCGGCACCGACCATCAGCCTGCAAGACGTGCAGGACATCGCCGTGCAACGCAAGGTCGAGCCCGGCTACAGCATCACATTGCCGACCACGGCAACCGGCGTGTTCACCATTGCGGTGTTCGCCGACGACCCACGCAACGACGCCACGCTGCATGTCGATCAGTACACCGGCAATGTCCTCGCCGATGTGCGCTGGGAACATTACGGCAGCGTCGCCCGCGCCACGGAAACCGGAGTGATGTTGCACGAAGGCAAGATGTTCGGTGTGTTCAACCAGATCATCGTGCTGCTGATCTGCCTGATGATTTTGCTCAGTGCGGTCAGCGGT
This genomic window contains:
- a CDS encoding PepSY-associated TM helix domain-containing protein; the protein is MKQPKVNFYNLAWRWHFYAGLFVAPFMVMLALTGVIYLFKPQLDPLMYSSLMNVPAGHHSVSADELLKRVKEAYPQATIKQYLPPVNAERSAQFVVLNDGSELNVFVDPYHGDILGEQDAKKNLQAVARAIHGELMIGTVGDRLVELAAGWAVVLVVSGVFLWWPRGQAAGILWPRLSRRGRMLWRDLHAVTGFWGAAFLLVMLLSGMTWTGFWGKQYAGVWNVFPDAMWNDMPKSDVEARSLNTATRQTVPWAMENTPMPMSGDHAEHMAHGAAPAGPAAPTISLQDVQDIAVQRKVEPGYSITLPTTATGVFTIAVFADDPRNDATLHVDQYTGNVLADVRWEHYGSVARATETGVMLHEGKMFGVFNQIIVLLICLMILLSAVSGVVIWWKRRPQGKFGVPPLRHDLPKWKTAMVIMFALAVIFPLVGASLVVVWVLDRVLLSRFTRQTESASSSS